From a region of the Fischerella sp. JS2 genome:
- the psbA gene encoding photosystem II q(b) protein — MTATLQRAQSANVWERFCNWITSTNNRLYIGWFGVLMIPTLLAATTCFIIAFIAAPPVDIDGIREPVAGSLLYGNNIISGAVVPSSNAIGLHFYPIWEAASLDEWLYNGGPYQLVIFHFLIGVFCYMGREWELSYRLGMRPWIAVAYSAPVAAASAVFLIYPLGQGSFSDGMPLGISGTFNFMLVFQAEHNILMHPFHQLGVAGVFGGSLFSAMHGSLVTSSLVRETTETESQNYGYKFGQEEETYNIVAAHGYFGRLIFQYASFNNSRSLHFFLAAWPVVGIWFTALGISTMAFNLNGFNFNQSVIDSQGRVINTWADIINRANLGMEVMHERNAHNFPLDLAAAEAAPVALTAPAING, encoded by the coding sequence ATGACAGCAACTTTACAACGCGCCCAAAGCGCTAACGTATGGGAGCGGTTCTGCAACTGGATCACCAGCACCAACAACCGTCTATACATCGGTTGGTTCGGGGTATTGATGATCCCGACGCTGCTAGCCGCAACCACCTGCTTCATCATCGCCTTCATCGCCGCACCTCCTGTAGACATCGATGGAATCCGTGAGCCAGTAGCAGGTTCGTTACTATACGGCAACAACATCATCTCTGGTGCAGTAGTACCTTCTTCTAACGCCATCGGTTTACACTTCTACCCAATTTGGGAAGCAGCATCCTTAGATGAGTGGTTGTACAACGGTGGTCCTTACCAGTTGGTAATTTTCCACTTCTTAATCGGCGTATTCTGCTACATGGGTCGTGAGTGGGAATTGTCCTACCGCTTAGGGATGCGTCCTTGGATTGCCGTAGCATACTCTGCACCTGTAGCAGCAGCAAGCGCAGTCTTCTTGATCTACCCCTTGGGTCAAGGTTCCTTCTCTGACGGTATGCCCTTGGGTATCTCGGGAACCTTCAACTTCATGTTGGTGTTCCAAGCCGAACACAACATCTTAATGCACCCCTTCCACCAGTTAGGTGTAGCAGGTGTATTCGGTGGAAGTTTGTTCAGTGCAATGCACGGTTCTCTGGTTACATCTTCCTTAGTTCGTGAAACAACCGAAACCGAATCTCAAAACTACGGTTACAAGTTCGGTCAAGAGGAAGAAACCTACAACATCGTAGCTGCTCACGGTTACTTCGGAAGGCTTATCTTCCAATACGCTTCCTTCAACAACTCTCGCAGCTTGCACTTCTTCTTGGCTGCTTGGCCTGTAGTCGGAATCTGGTTCACTGCGCTGGGTATCAGCACAATGGCGTTCAATCTGAATGGTTTCAACTTCAACCAGTCAGTGATTGACTCTCAAGGTCGCGTCATTAACACCTGGGCAGACATCATCAACCGCGCTAACCTGGGTATGGAAGTTATGCACGAGCGTAACGCTCACAACTTCCCCCTCGATTTGGCTGCTGCTGAAGCTGCTCCTGTCGCTCTAACCGCTCCTGCGATCAACGGTTAA
- a CDS encoding YifB family Mg chelatase-like AAA ATPase has translation MLARVWSGAIIGIDAVKVGVEVDVSGGLPGIVVLGLPDAAVQESKERVKATLKNSGFAFPMRKIVINLTPADLRKEGPCFDLPMSVGVLAASEQVSTELLENYLFLGEVSLDGSLRPVAGVLPIAAAANKMGITGLVVPADNAQEAALVKGLNVYAFKNLADVADFLNNSGRYQPVQLDDYTIETQPGASLQADLKDVKAQAHARRALEIAAAGGHNLIFVGPPGSGKTMLARRLPGILPPLSFPEALEVTRIHSVAGLLKNRGSLVRDRPFRSPHHSASGPSLVGGGTFPRPGEISLSHLGVLFLDELTEFKRDVLEFLRQPLEDGFVTISRTKQSVMFPAQFTLVASTNPCPCGYYGDTIQQCTCSPRQREQYWAKLSGPLMDRIDLQVAVNRLKPEEITQQPTGEASAIVRERVQQARDRASLRFNHEPNLRCNAQMQSSHLQKWCKLDEASRNLLESAIKKLGLSARASDRILKVARTIADLAGDENLQVHHLAEAIQYRTIDRMQ, from the coding sequence ATGCTTGCCAGGGTCTGGAGTGGAGCGATCATAGGCATTGACGCCGTTAAGGTGGGTGTAGAAGTTGATGTTTCTGGGGGTTTGCCAGGAATTGTTGTTTTGGGTTTACCAGACGCGGCGGTACAAGAAAGCAAGGAAAGAGTAAAAGCTACTCTCAAAAATTCGGGCTTCGCCTTTCCGATGCGAAAAATAGTGATTAATCTCACACCTGCGGATTTACGTAAAGAAGGCCCCTGTTTTGATTTGCCCATGAGTGTGGGAGTTTTAGCAGCTTCCGAACAAGTTAGCACTGAGTTGCTAGAGAATTATCTTTTCTTAGGCGAGGTTTCTTTAGATGGCAGTTTACGCCCAGTAGCTGGAGTGTTGCCTATTGCTGCTGCTGCCAACAAGATGGGAATTACAGGTTTAGTTGTGCCTGCGGATAATGCCCAAGAAGCCGCTTTAGTTAAGGGGTTAAATGTTTATGCTTTTAAAAATCTGGCGGATGTGGCTGATTTTTTAAATAATTCAGGACGTTACCAGCCTGTACAGTTGGATGACTATACGATAGAGACACAACCTGGCGCATCTCTACAAGCTGATTTAAAAGATGTTAAAGCCCAGGCTCATGCTCGTCGGGCATTAGAAATTGCTGCGGCTGGGGGTCACAATTTAATTTTTGTCGGGCCACCAGGGAGTGGTAAGACAATGCTAGCAAGACGTTTACCAGGGATTTTACCTCCGTTGAGTTTCCCAGAAGCTTTGGAAGTAACACGCATTCACTCGGTAGCTGGTTTATTAAAAAACAGAGGTTCTCTAGTACGCGATCGCCCTTTTCGTAGCCCCCACCATTCCGCATCAGGCCCGTCTCTCGTCGGTGGTGGTACGTTTCCCCGTCCTGGGGAAATTTCTTTATCACATTTGGGTGTACTTTTCCTAGATGAGTTAACAGAATTTAAACGCGATGTTTTGGAATTCCTACGTCAGCCTTTGGAAGATGGCTTTGTGACAATTTCTAGAACAAAACAATCTGTGATGTTTCCGGCTCAGTTTACTTTAGTAGCAAGTACTAATCCCTGTCCCTGCGGTTATTACGGTGATACCATTCAACAGTGTACGTGTTCGCCACGGCAACGAGAACAGTATTGGGCAAAGCTATCTGGGCCTTTAATGGATCGGATTGATTTACAAGTTGCGGTAAACCGTTTGAAGCCAGAGGAAATTACCCAACAACCGACGGGAGAAGCTTCAGCAATTGTTAGGGAACGGGTACAACAAGCACGCGATCGCGCATCTTTAAGATTTAATCATGAACCGAATCTGCGTTGTAATGCCCAAATGCAAAGTAGTCATTTACAGAAATGGTGCAAGTTAGATGAGGCAAGTCGTAACTTATTAGAAAGTGCAATTAAAAAATTAGGGTTATCAGCCAGAGCAAGCGATCGCATTCTCAAAGTAGCACGTACAATTGCTGATTTAGCAGGAGACGAGAATTTGCAAGTGCATCATCTAGCAGAGGCAATTCAGTATCGTACGATAGATAGAATGCAGTAA
- a CDS encoding histidine triad nucleotide-binding protein, translated as MTTQDTIFGKIIRREIPANIIYEDDLALAFKDINPQAPVHILVIPKKPIPKLAEAEPGDQALLGHLLLTAQRVAAQAGLTNGYRVVINTGDDGGQTVYHLHLHILGGRHMAWPPG; from the coding sequence ATGACAACCCAAGACACAATTTTTGGCAAAATCATTCGTCGAGAAATACCAGCGAATATTATCTATGAGGATGACTTGGCACTGGCTTTCAAAGATATTAATCCCCAAGCACCAGTTCATATCCTTGTCATTCCGAAAAAACCAATCCCGAAACTAGCTGAAGCCGAACCTGGAGATCAAGCGCTTTTGGGGCATCTTTTGTTAACGGCTCAGCGAGTTGCTGCCCAAGCCGGACTAACAAATGGCTACCGTGTGGTGATCAACACTGGCGATGACGGTGGTCAAACTGTTTACCATTTGCATCTGCATATCCTGGGAGGAAGACATATGGCATGGCCTCCTGGTTGA